From a region of the Wolbachia endosymbiont (group B) of Gerris lacustris genome:
- a CDS encoding AAA family ATPase: MKYDEEKLWSAVVTRGIQDAVGKNPKLREEAINWLNSKSFETVCELANLNFKRIKNMYGSFMSKKQEKIKALLIDNIKECVSYLLPNGEFYREKTYIGNLNGNTITVKIVGKEAGDWRNFTEGTGGDIIDLWILIKGDIYSARKWLNKKSKSGEKKGGKREEKIFSVKQYLSDQSPIPEDIIAPRILTPGGLLVIGGTPKVGKSYFLLSLLAHLAAGVSFLKMKSARPLKIIYLQNEMEYNYIRERIQQIITNQRLPNLAEENLIVTTKMRLTLNDEGIERIKEIIGEKFKTIDLIVLDSLDYENIFPGLQSRVEKLRSIINPMAGIIITRHTRKVSTATLAKSPFQALIGANALRSFYTSGIVMFQPSKRANVLQVVYELRNGKSIPAKFISRVNGRWQNSKIIATA, translated from the coding sequence TTGAAGTACGACGAGGAAAAGCTTTGGTCTGCTGTCGTTACTAGAGGTATTCAGGACGCAGTAGGAAAAAACCCAAAGCTAAGAGAAGAAGCAATTAATTGGCTGAATTCAAAATCTTTTGAAACTGTTTGTGAGCTAGCTAATCTCAACTTTAAACGTATAAAAAATATGTATGGGAGTTTTATGTCTAAAAAGCAAGAAAAGATAAAAGCATTATTAATTGATAATATCAAGGAGTGTGTTTCTTATCTACTTCCAAATGGTGAATTTTACCGAGAAAAAACTTATATTGGAAACTTAAATGGAAATACAATTACAGTTAAAATAGTAGGTAAGGAAGCTGGTGATTGGCGTAATTTTACTGAAGGAACTGGTGGTGATATTATTGATCTTTGGATTTTAATTAAGGGTGATATATATTCTGCTAGAAAGTGGCTCAATAAAAAATCAAAGAGTGGAGAAAAAAAAGGGGGGAAAAGAGAAGAAAAAATATTTTCTGTAAAGCAGTACTTAAGTGATCAATCACCAATACCAGAAGACATAATAGCTCCACGAATTCTCACTCCAGGTGGTCTTTTAGTCATTGGTGGTACTCCAAAGGTTGGCAAAAGTTATTTTCTTCTCTCTTTGCTTGCACATCTTGCAGCAGGAGTATCGTTTCTTAAGATGAAGTCAGCAAGGCCGCTAAAAATAATCTATCTGCAAAATGAGATGGAGTACAATTACATCAGGGAACGCATACAACAAATCATAACTAATCAAAGGCTACCAAATCTAGCAGAAGAAAACTTGATTGTTACTACAAAGATGAGATTAACTTTAAATGATGAAGGCATAGAGAGAATAAAAGAGATCATAGGGGAAAAATTTAAAACGATAGATCTTATCGTTTTGGATTCTCTTGACTATGAAAATATATTTCCTGGCCTGCAAAGCAGAGTAGAAAAACTACGTTCTATAATTAATCCTATGGCTGGAATCATTATTACACGTCACACCAGAAAAGTATCGACAGCTACACTCGCAAAAAGCCCTTTTCAAGCTTTAATTGGTGCTAATGCTTTAAGAAGCTTTTATACATCTGGTATTGTAATGTTTCAACCAAGTAAACGTGCAAATGTCTTGCAAGTAGTATATGAACTAAGAAACGGTAAATCAATACCAGCAAAATTCATTAGCAGGGTAAATGGGCGTTGGCAGAATTCTAAAATTATAGCTACGGCTTAA